The Nitrospira sp. sequence TGCTCGGGATTTGCAATGGATTCCAGATTCTCCTCGAAGCGGGGCTGCTGCCAGGCGCCATGTTGCGCAATAAGTCGTTGCACTTCATCTGCCGCGAGACCTACGTGAAGGTGGAGAATGCCGCGACACCGTTTACGAATGGATGCACGTCCGGACAAGTGCTCAAGATCCCGATTGCGCATGCGGATGGGAATTACTATACCGATCCCGTGACACTGGCGAGCCTTCGGGCGAACGCCCAAGTGGTCTTTCGCTATTGCACGGCAGATGGAGAGGTCACAGAAGATGCTTGCCCGAACGGTTCGCTCGACAACATCGCAGGTATCCGCAATGCCGAGGGGAATGTGCTGGGTATGATGCCGCATCCGGAGCGCTGCGCAGAGGCGGTGCTTGGTAATGATGATGGGCGGACTATCTTCCAGTCGATCATTGCGTCGTTGGGGCACAAAAAGTTAGCGCACGTGCGGTAAGCGCTCCATATGCGAGAACAGTCAAGCGAGCTCGACAATTGACCGAGAGCGTTGCCGAAGGATTGAAGATGAGAAGTGGTCGCGGTAAAGTGTGGAGGCAGTCAGTCGGTATCAGTCATGATCTTCTTTCATACATGAGGAGGGTTGAGATGAGAGGTGTAGGTGCAGTATTGGCGGCGGTTGGGTTGTTGGCCTTCGGTTCGGGTGTCAATGCGTTTGCTGCCTCAGATGACGGCAGCAAGGTGGCGATAACGAGTCCGGCACAGGGAGCCAAGGTGGCGAGTGACGTCGAGGTGGTCTACGAACTTACGAAGGGGAACCAGGCGACGCACGTCCATTGTTTCGTAGACGGCGAATACCAGAAGGGCTGGAAAGGGACGGTCAAGGGGATGTCACCGGGCAGCCATGAGATCAAGGTCGTGGCGGCAGATAAAGATCATCAAACGCTAGCCGCTGAATCAGCCGTGAAGGTGGAAGTACAGTAGAACAATCGGGTTTTGCCTTTCAATCATCTGACCGGCGAGGCACTCGATCGAGTGCCTCGCCGGTTACGCTTGCAGCGCTTGCGGCTGCGGCATGCATGTCCGGGAGCTGAACAGTCGGGAGATTGGAATATCCCATGGAAGTCTTTATCGCTGTGACCCTTAGGGCATGATGCAGACCGGCACGTCGCATATCACCAAGGATCTGATCGCACAGCACAATCTGACGGGCGAGGAATACCAAAAAATCCTCGGCATTCTTGGGCGCGAACCCAATCTGACGGAATTGGGCATGTTCTCGGTCATGTGGTCCGAGCACTGTTCATACAAGAGTTCGCGTGTGCACTTGAAGAAGCTGCCGACGACCGGGCCCCGTGTCGTGCAAGGACCCGGCGAAAACGCCGGGGCGATCGATATCGGCGAAGGACTGTGCGTCGTCTTTAAAATGGAGTCGCACAACCATCCGTCGTTCATCGAACCCTATCAGGGAGCAGCCACGGGAGTCGGCGGGATTCTGCGCGATATCTTTACCATGGGGGCGCGGCCGATCGCGCTGCTCGATTCATTGCGGTTCGGGGAATTGCATTCGCAGAAGAATCGTCATCTCATGAAGGGAGTCATCTCCGGTATTGCGGGATACGGCAATTGCATGGGGGTCCCTACCGTGGGAGGCGAGATCGTCTTCAACGACATCTATGCGCTCAATCCGTTGGTCAACGTTTTTTGTCTGGGTCTTGCTCACAAGGACAAGATATTCCGCGGCACGGCAGCGGGCGTCGGCAATCCCGTGATTTATTTCGGCTCCAAAACCGGGCGCGACGGGATCCACGGTGCAACAATGGCCTCGGATTCGTTCGACGATCAGTCGGACCAAAAACGTCCGACGGTGCAGGTCGGCGATCCGTTTACCGAGAAATTGCTGCTGGAGGCATGTTTGGAATTGATGGAGCGCGATGTGCTCGTCGGAATTCAAGACATGGGCGCCGCGGGTCTGACGAGTTCTTCTTGCGAAATGGCTTCCCGCGCCGGCAACGGGATCGAGCTGGACCTGACCGTGGTGCCGAGGCGCGAACCCGGCATGACGCCGTATGAAATCATGCTGTCGGAGTCACAAGAACGCATGTTGATGGTGGCGAAAGCCGGCAAGGAAGACGAATGTATCGCAATTTGCCGGAAGTGGGATCTGGACGTTGCGGTGGTTGGAAAAGTGACGGCCGATGGAATCTTGCGTGTGACGGATCAGGGAAAGGTCGTCGCGGAAATTCCGGCCAAGGCCTTGGCCGACGACGGCCCGCGTTATGACCGGCCCTATCAGCCGCCGGCTTACCAAGACATGTTGACGAACCTGAATTACGACGCCATCCCCGATGTGAAAGATGCGAATGCGGCCTTGCTGGCGCTGTTGGAATCGCCGACGATCGCCAGCAAGCGGTGGGTGTACGAACAGTACGATCATATGGTGCGAACGAACACGACGGTGCGTCCCGGATCCGACGCGGCGGTGGTGCGGATCAAAGGCACGAACAAAGCGGTGGCGATGACGGTCGATTGCAACAGCCGCTATTGTCTGTTGCATCCCTATGAAGGCGCCCGTCTGGCCGTGGCTGAGGCGGCGCGCAATCTCGTCTGTTCCGGCGCCGTACCGATCGGCTTGACGGATTGTCTCAATTTCGGCAACCCCGAGCGGCCCGACATCATGTGGCAGTTCGTCATGGCGATCGAAGGGATGAAAGACGCCTGTGAGCACTTCCAGATCCCCATCGTGAGCGGGAACGTCAGCTTTTACAATGAAACCAACGGGCTATCGATCTATCCAACGCCCATGCTGGGTATGGTAGGACTTATCGAAGATTCCGAAAGAACGCTGACCCAGTGGTTCAAGCAGGAAGGCGACGATATTATCTTGCTGGGCTCCACTCGAGAGGATTTGGGAGGATCCGAGTACGTCAAGGTCGTTCACGCTCGCGAACAGGGATCGCCGCCGTACCTAAGCCTGGATACGGAAAAGGCGCTGCATGATTGCGTACTTTCACTAAGCCGTGACGGACTCTTGCAGTCCGCGCACGATTGTTCAGAAGGCGGCCTAGCCGTTACATTGGCGGAAAGTTGCATCTCTGCACCAGAACAGACTCTGGGCGCTGTGGTAAGATTGACGAGAAGCCGGCTTCGAAAAGATGCTGTTCTCTTCGGCGAGAGTCAATCGAGGGTGGTGATTTCCGCGCCGCCGGCTCATCAACAGGCGATTCTCGATCGGGCAAGGCGCTTCGGTGTGCCGGTGGAAGTGATCGGAGCGGTCACTGGTGACCGGCTCATCGTCCATATGAACGATGAACATTCAACGGAACAAGTGATTGATCAGCCGGTTGGGATTCTGCATGCTCGGTGGGGCCTTTCCTTGGAGCGAACACTGATCCAAGACTAGTCAAGAGACCGCTGAGGATCATGAACAAAGAACTGCCAATCCTATCCCCCGACAAGTTTCACGACGAATGCGCCGTCTTCGGCATCTTCGGCCACGAGGAAGCCGCCAATCTAACCTATTTGGGGTTGTATGCGCTGCAGCATCGCGGGCAAGAGGCGTCCGGGATTGTTGCGGGAGATGGGGAACAGTTCTTCATGCAGAAAGGCATGGGTCTTGTTGCGGATATTTTTCACAAATCAGTGCTCGAGAAGCTACCCGGGCACATGGCCATCGGACACAATCGTTACTCTACCACCGGGGGCCACGATTTGAAGAATGTGCAGCCGCTCACCGTAAATTTTGCGCTCGGCAATTTAGCCTTGGCTCACAACGGCAATCTGATCAATGCCCAAATGCTCCGGCACGAACTGGAAGCCTACGGGGCGATCTTCCAGTCCACATCGGACAGCGAAGTCATCATCCATCTCATCGCGCACTCACGCGCAGACTCCTTTCTCGCACGGGTCGTCGATGCGCTGAACCAGGTGCGTGGCGCGTTCTCGGTTGTGTTGATGACCGACAACGGCCTGATCGCCGCGCGTGATCCCTACGGGCTCAGGCCTCTGTGTATTGGGCGCCTACGCAGCGGCTGGATTGTGGCCTCGGAGACCTGCGCGTTTGACTTGCTCGATGCCGAGTATGTTCGAGAGGTTGAACCGGGTGAGTTGATCGTGATCAGCGATCAAGGGCTCGACAGCCACCATCCGTTCCCCAAGAAGGATCCGGCCATGTGCGTATTCGAGTATGTCTACTTTGCCAGGCCTGACAGCCGAATTTTCGGGGCCAACGCTGTCTACGCCACGCGCAAGGCGTTGGGGCGGCAGTTGGCTCAGGAGTCGTGGGTGCCGGCGGATGTCGTCATTCCGGTCCCGGACTCCGGCGTGCCGGCGGCGCTCGGCTATTCCGAAGGAGCAGGAATCCGCTTTGAAACCGGGTTGATCCGCAACCACTATGTCGGACGGACGTTCATCGAGCCGGAACAATCGATTCGCCACTTCGGTGTCAAGGTAAAGCTGAACGCAGTGCCCGAAGTGTTGGATGGGAAGCGAGTCGTCGTCGTCGACGATTCGTTGGTTCGCGGCACGACGAGCCGCAAGATCGTCAAGATGATCCGACAAGCCGGAGCAAAAGAGGTCCATATGCGGATCAGCTCACCACCGATTCTCTCGCCTTGTTTCTACGGAATCGACACCCCGACCAAAAAGGAACTCATCGCGTCCGATCATTCGATCGAAGAAATCCGCAAGTACATCACCGCCGACAGTTTGGCGTATCTCAGCCTTGACGGTATGCTGAAATCCGCACCGAGGACACCCGATCAGTATTGTACTGCCTGTTTCACAGAGCGCTATCCTATCCCGTTTACCCGCGCAGAAGAGCTTCAGCTGGGCCTGTTCGAATCAGCGCGCTGAGCATTCTGTACGGACGATATGACACCTCCCGACAGCGACAACAAGAATGAGTCTGAGACAAGAGGTCGACTCCGAGTCCCGGTCGACTATCCTGTGTTATTTACGGGAGATGAAGGGTCAGGCCATGGGACGGTGAGGAATCTGACACTCGCCGGAGGTGAGATTGAGAGCCATGTCCAGGTCCCTGTCGGGTCGCATGTGTGTCTCCATGTGCATCCTTCGGGCGCTCGGCCCCCGATCATCATTGGCCTCGCCGTCGTCCGTTGGAAGCATGGTGATCGATTTGGGCTCGAGTTCGTTCGATTTGAAGGCAAGGCGAAGGAACAGCTCGAGGACATGCTGAATCAGCGAGACGCGGTAGACTAGTTCTATCCCCGCCATGCGGTTGCCGTCAAAAAAATTGCCATGGTAGGATGCAGTCTTCAAGAGCTGAAGGCGTATGCAGCTGCTAAGCTTTTCCATGAAGCAGAAGATCGTGGTCTGTCGATCACGGGAGGTTGCGATGAAACGGATACTATTTGCGTGTGGACTGCTGACCTTCCCGGTGCTGTGTGTTTCACTGGTTCTTGCAGCCGGATTATTCCGGGTTGGAGAAAAGGCCCCGTCCTTCACTCTCACGGCCATGACCGGCGAAACCATATCGCTCGAATCCTACAAGGGCAAGGTCGTGGTGTTGGGACTGTTTCACATTTGTGACCCTTGCATGATGCAGGGGAGTACATTGCAGAAGGTCCATGAGTCTGTGCGAGGCAAGAACGTGGCAGTGCTGGGAGTCAATTCGTCGGGTGACGGTAAGCCGGAGGTCGGCGAATTCTTGTCTGGTTTCCCGGTCAAAGTCACCTATCCCTACCTTCTGGATCCCGCCAAGGTTACCGATAAACTCTATGGTGGGGGAAGGTTTATCCCAAATGTTTATGTGATCGACCAACACGGAGTCATCCGTTGGCAGCGGGTCGGTAATATGGAGTTGGCCGCAGCCGATGTAATTGTTGCAGAGGTTGAAAAGCTGTTGGCGGGTGGAAACAAGATGTAATGGGCGGGGTCGGATGTTTCTCAGAGCTCGCTGACCACCCGCTGAGACTCTATCGAATTAAGAACGTTGGCGGCGGTCGGTCAATGCGCGCTGTGAGAGAAATTTCGGCGATTGACTTGTGGACAATTTAAGACGAAACCGCGAGGAGACATACAAGCGATGGATGAGATCGACGAAGGGAAACAAAATTTCCTGGAAATCATACGAGGGGTCGACGGATCTGTGCAAGTGGTAATTCCCGTGACCTCCTCCAACAGCATGTTCTTGATCTCGTTGACGAAGGGGACGAACAGGAAATTCATCACGGTGCCCGAAGACGATATCATTGACTTGCCCAACGACGCGAGCATTCAGGCAAAGATCACCAAGACGATCAAGGATGCCATCTCCGCTCTGTGATCTCTGTGGTGTCGTGAGCCCCGGTACTTGCTATGAAACAAATCTTACCCGGTATCTGGCAGTGGTCATCGTTTTCAGATGAAAAGCAGCTCGACTTCAACGGCCTGTTACTGACGATCGGTGAATACAAGATTCTCGTTGATCCCCCTCCGATGACTGTCGAAGCGAGAGAGATTGTCCGACGAGAGGAGCCGATCGATTACATCATTGTTACCAACCGGGATCACCTTCGAGAAGCTCCTGCCTATCAAGCTGAGTTGAATTGCCAATTGTACGTGCCGGAGGCTGACGCAACCCAGATGGAAGTGAAACCGACAAGGACTTACAAAGACGGTGAACTTCTGCCAGGTGGGATCTGGGCAATTCACCTGAGGGATCAGAAGTCTCCGGGAGAATCCGCTTTGTTTATTGAACGGGGACGAGGTGTTCTGATCGTAGGGGATGCATTGATCGGCAAACCGCCTGGCGCGGTACGTCTGCTTCCTGATGAAAAGTATGCCGACCTCGGGAAAGCCAAGGAAGGACTTCGCCGGCTCTTGAAGTACAGCTTCGACAGTCTTCTCGTTGGAGACGGCTGCTCCATCCTGGTCGGTGGCAAGCAGCAGGTGGACCAACTGCTGTCGGTGATGCCATGACTTTGCGGAACGGCCTTTCAGAAGAACTGAATCGGCAAGGCAACGAGCACTTCTCGCGAGGGTACTACACCGAGGCGTATACCTGTTACGCCAAGGCGTTGGAGTGTGATCGGCTTACCGGTGATCGGCGAGCCCTCGTCGCCACCCTCGGCAACCTGGGCAACATTTGCGCGGTCAGCGGAAGGCGGGATGCGGCTCAGGCGCACTATCAGGAAGTTTTGGAACTGCAAAAGATCCTTGGCGATGAGAAGGGCATCGGAACGACGCTGGCAAATCTGGGGAATCTCCGGGCGGATGCCGGAGAATGGGACCGGGCACGAGCCTATTATCTGGAGGCCCTCGATCTCATGACCAAGACACACGATGAGGCGGCCCAAGCCGTGTTGTTCTCTGACCTTGGTTTGGTGGCCCGGGAAACCGGTCTGTTTGACGAAGCGATCCAGTTTTACGAGCGGTCGTTGGCATTGATGCGCCGGTTGGGGAATCTGGGCGGCGTTGCGGACGCGTGGCGCATGATCGGCCGCACGTTCTTGATACGAAAACGCTATGGCGATGCCATTGCGTGTTGTCAAACCAGCCAATCAATCTCCGAGCGGTTACGCGACGAACTCCGCGCCGGCGGTGCCCGTTACGTGCTCGCTCAATGTTATGAGGAGATAGGGCGGCTGCAGGACGCCGCAGATCTGCTCGAACAGGTTGTGTCGATGGACCGCAAATATCGCCTGCCGAAACTTGAAGAAAACACACAGCGCCTGAAGATACTCCAGGCCCGACTCGCTGAGGGATGCATGCATGAGTGAGCCGACTTCAGCATGGGAGCGACTTCGCACTGAACTGGTGCGGTCATTCCCCCGGTTCTACGATTTGGAGCCCAACGGACCGCTCATGATGGATCTAGGGGAGGATGGTTGGCTCTTGGAGGTCAGGCCGGAAGGCACGGTCCTGTGCCAATATGGTGTGGCAATGGAAGATGTCATGGCCCTGATGTCGGAAGGAACGCCGGAGGATTTGGGAACCGACGAAGTTGCGAAGCAGGCCAAGTATTTTCTTCAGCCGGCGGTGGCCAAGTATAGGGCACTCCTGCTGCAATCTGGGTTTGTTGAGGAGACCGAGATGACCGACGAGTTTGTAGCGGTCACCTTTACACGTGCCGTCGATCTGCAGAATCGCCCCAAACTGGAAGACCTTCTTCGATGGTGTTGCCGACAAATCGGAGGTGCCTCGTGATGCAACGCATTACGAACTTCGATGAGTTTCGAGACGCCATTTCGGCCTATCGCTTGCCCCGGGTGTTGCTGGCGGCGCTGGAACTGGATCTCTTTACGACGGTCGGCGAACGATCATGGACGATTCCCGATCTTGCCAAGGAACTCAAAGTCAGCGAACGAGGTCTGAGCATTCTCTGTCGTAATCTGGCCGCGGCCGGAGTCCTACAAAAAAAGGGAGCTATCTATAAGAACACCCGGCTGGGCGCGACGGCGCTGAATGCCAACCATCGCGTCTATCGCGGCGGGTATTTGAACCTCATCCGAACCCACTGGGCAGATTGGATGCGACTGTTGGAGTCTGTGCGGAGCGGGTTGCCGATCGATCATGATGCTCCCGACAGTCCAGACTACCGCCGACAATTTACGTGGGCCATGCATCACCGGACCTTGGAGATTGCTCCGGCAATTGCGGCACAACTTCACATGAGTCGAGCGAAAACTCTGCTGGACCTCGGCGGAGGGCCCGGCACGTATGCGATGGCATTTCTCGCGAAGAATCCCAAGCTTCGTGCCACCGTGTGTGATCGGGAAGCCGCTCTTGAGGTCGCGAAAGAAATTGCCAGCACTCATAGGACGGGGCGGCGGCTTTCCTACCTCCCGCTCGATTTTTCAAGGGACCCGATAACGGGAGCCTATGACGTCATCTGGTACTCGAATGTGCTGCATATTTATTCGCCTGAAGATAATCAGGCCATCTTTTGCCGCGCCCTGGCTGCATTGATGCCGGGTGGTCGACTCATCATCCAAGACGCGTTTCTGCACGATCGCGAAGGGTTGTATCCACTGGAAGCAAGTCTGTTTGCGGGATCGATGCTGCTGTTCACGGAAGGTGGAAACACCTATTCAGCCTCGGAGACGGGGGAGTGGTTGAAAAAGGCCGGATTCGTCGGTATCAAGATGCACGCGCTTAAGAAGGGGACGGGGGACTGGGAGGATGGGATTTTAGAGGCATCGGCTCCTGGCCCAGGTCTAAGAGCGACCGCCCGCCGAACACGATCAGTAGGAAATTGAGGAACCCGCTGACTCCGCTCGCCATTATGATCGGAGCCGCGTCAGAATCGATGTTGAGCATCTGAATGATCGTTGCGACGTCCATGGCTAGTCCAACCGTTGCGTAGATCACGCAAACCATCGCGGCCCATCGCAACCTTAGCCAAACCAAGACAGCAAGCGCGAGTGGGAACAGGATAAAAAAGCCGAGTCTCCACGCCAAGCCTGGCGCCATAGATATGGCGTTCTGATTCAAGAGCAGTCCCGCCTCGACGAAAAGCAAGCCTAGTAACAGAGTCAGTAAGGCAGTGCGTTTCATTCAGAGACTATAGACCGTAGAGGAAAACGTCGGCAATGGGTGCCTTGTTGTCGGCAGTTTTGGGATGCTAGCCTGATTTGTATGGATTTCAGCGAGCGGACAGAGAGTGGTCTAGGCGAGCAGGTCTGCCTGCTCATCTATGACGCGGAATGCCGACTTTGTGTTTCCACCAAAGCGAAACTCGAGCGGGTAGGAGTTGCCCAAGCAGGGACCAACGTCAGATTTCTTGCGTATCAAAGCGAGGAGGCCATGAAAGCTCTGGGGCAGGACTACCGCCCTGGTCGCCCTGATATGGCGTTCTTAATCCAATCTTCAGGAGAAGTGCTCCGAGGCTTCGATGCCTTTCTTCCCTTCATCCCTAACCTCCCTGGCGGAAAACTTCTGCGATGGGGGTTAAGACTCCCTTTCGCAAGGCGGCTGACCGAATTGGGCTATCGCGTGGTCGCACGCCATCGGTATCGATGGTTTGGCCATGCCAAGCCGGTCGAGAGAACTGAAGCAAGCAATTCCATTCTTTCGTGATGCCCCCCTCTTTCGAGGGGATTCTTCCCACAGCGGGGAATTTACCGGCGATCTCCTCTCTTCCAGAATGCGCTCACTCCTGGAGGAGGGCATATGTCGCACATGCGGGTCGTGTCGCAGAGCATTTCTGGTTTCGTTCATGGGACAGACCGAAAATGTAACGTCTTCTGTCATGACCGTTCGAACATGCCGATCTGGCTGGCTGTCGTGGGGCTTTGTCTTTCGCTTTCTATCGGTCAAGCATGGGGTGAAGTAGGCACGGGAGAAAAAGGAGCGATTGTGGCGGCAGGGTTCGGTTACCAAATCGGCTCTTCATCGGTGATCGCTGTGAAGATATATGACGCAGGATCGGGCGCAATTTTATCCGATGAAGTTTATGAACTGGCTGTCAAGGAAAGTGAGGAGACGGGCCAGACTAGTGAGCCACGGATTTTTGCCGGTGGAATCGGACTTGGTGCGACCGACCTTTCCAATTTTGTATTGCGGGTATACGACGCAAATACTGGGGCATTTCAGTGGGAGGGACGACTCAACCTTGTTCAGCCCGACAAGAAAGGAGCGGGACACGTCATATCGGCTTCGATGCCACAGCGCGCAACTGTCACAAAGGTACACAGTGTAGCAACGGTTACCGAACAACCCGTGTTCCTCCTGCGTGCATTGAATGCCATAACCGGGTTATCTGTCTGGGAAGATGAATTTACAACGGTGGGCGCTCGAATTCCTCGAGTACAGCCGATCGCAAGCCGGTCGATCCAGCCGGCCGCGCTCACAACAGTCAGCTCCCATGCATTTGACTTCAGAATTCGTATGTATGATCCCAGTGGGAAGAAAGTTCTTTGGGAGGATCAATTATCCAGCTTGGATGCTGATGAAGGCAGCCAAGAATCGTTCAGCGACCGGGCTCATCTCCTTCCCCCCTGGCCCAATCAGTCGCCGGAAGAGTCTGCCGCAGAGTTAATGTAACGACAACCCACATCCGTTCTATACCGATCCAGGATCATGGGCGAGCGAAGCTACGAGCGGTTGTGTTCGAAGCTCTCGAGCCACTGGCGGTGGAACTGTTCGTAGGACACGAACAGTTTGTTTTGGAGTGCATTTGCCACTGATGCCTTTGCTTGAAAGGCATTCAGCAATTCATCGACACGGGCCATGCCCCATCGCTCGATTAGGTAGCGCGTTGCAGAATTCGCTTCTAAATAGGCAACCGTCGAAGTGCTGGCCGGTAGTGCGCTCCAGGAACCTTCCAGGTAGGCCAACGGAATTACTTTGATATCTCCTTGCATAACGTGATCAAGTTCCGGCCACGCATCTCCAGCCAATTGCATGGCAAGACCTTCGTTCAACCACG is a genomic window containing:
- the purQ gene encoding phosphoribosylformylglycinamidine synthase subunit PurQ, with the protein product MNIGVVVFPGSNCDHDCRYVIRDVLGQDVTMVWHKETSLAGLNAVILPGGFSYGDYLRTGAIARFSPVMQAVKQFAADGGLVLGICNGFQILLEAGLLPGAMLRNKSLHFICRETYVKVENAATPFTNGCTSGQVLKIPIAHADGNYYTDPVTLASLRANAQVVFRYCTADGEVTEDACPNGSLDNIAGIRNAEGNVLGMMPHPERCAEAVLGNDDGRTIFQSIIASLGHKKLAHVR
- the purL gene encoding phosphoribosylformylglycinamidine synthase subunit PurL, with the translated sequence MQTGTSHITKDLIAQHNLTGEEYQKILGILGREPNLTELGMFSVMWSEHCSYKSSRVHLKKLPTTGPRVVQGPGENAGAIDIGEGLCVVFKMESHNHPSFIEPYQGAATGVGGILRDIFTMGARPIALLDSLRFGELHSQKNRHLMKGVISGIAGYGNCMGVPTVGGEIVFNDIYALNPLVNVFCLGLAHKDKIFRGTAAGVGNPVIYFGSKTGRDGIHGATMASDSFDDQSDQKRPTVQVGDPFTEKLLLEACLELMERDVLVGIQDMGAAGLTSSSCEMASRAGNGIELDLTVVPRREPGMTPYEIMLSESQERMLMVAKAGKEDECIAICRKWDLDVAVVGKVTADGILRVTDQGKVVAEIPAKALADDGPRYDRPYQPPAYQDMLTNLNYDAIPDVKDANAALLALLESPTIASKRWVYEQYDHMVRTNTTVRPGSDAAVVRIKGTNKAVAMTVDCNSRYCLLHPYEGARLAVAEAARNLVCSGAVPIGLTDCLNFGNPERPDIMWQFVMAIEGMKDACEHFQIPIVSGNVSFYNETNGLSIYPTPMLGMVGLIEDSERTLTQWFKQEGDDIILLGSTREDLGGSEYVKVVHAREQGSPPYLSLDTEKALHDCVLSLSRDGLLQSAHDCSEGGLAVTLAESCISAPEQTLGAVVRLTRSRLRKDAVLFGESQSRVVISAPPAHQQAILDRARRFGVPVEVIGAVTGDRLIVHMNDEHSTEQVIDQPVGILHARWGLSLERTLIQD
- a CDS encoding amidophosphoribosyltransferase, whose product is MNKELPILSPDKFHDECAVFGIFGHEEAANLTYLGLYALQHRGQEASGIVAGDGEQFFMQKGMGLVADIFHKSVLEKLPGHMAIGHNRYSTTGGHDLKNVQPLTVNFALGNLALAHNGNLINAQMLRHELEAYGAIFQSTSDSEVIIHLIAHSRADSFLARVVDALNQVRGAFSVVLMTDNGLIAARDPYGLRPLCIGRLRSGWIVASETCAFDLLDAEYVREVEPGELIVISDQGLDSHHPFPKKDPAMCVFEYVYFARPDSRIFGANAVYATRKALGRQLAQESWVPADVVIPVPDSGVPAALGYSEGAGIRFETGLIRNHYVGRTFIEPEQSIRHFGVKVKLNAVPEVLDGKRVVVVDDSLVRGTTSRKIVKMIRQAGAKEVHMRISSPPILSPCFYGIDTPTKKELIASDHSIEEIRKYITADSLAYLSLDGMLKSAPRTPDQYCTACFTERYPIPFTRAEELQLGLFESAR
- a CDS encoding PilZ domain-containing protein — translated: MTPPDSDNKNESETRGRLRVPVDYPVLFTGDEGSGHGTVRNLTLAGGEIESHVQVPVGSHVCLHVHPSGARPPIIIGLAVVRWKHGDRFGLEFVRFEGKAKEQLEDMLNQRDAVD
- a CDS encoding TlpA family protein disulfide reductase gives rise to the protein MKRILFACGLLTFPVLCVSLVLAAGLFRVGEKAPSFTLTAMTGETISLESYKGKVVVLGLFHICDPCMMQGSTLQKVHESVRGKNVAVLGVNSSGDGKPEVGEFLSGFPVKVTYPYLLDPAKVTDKLYGGGRFIPNVYVIDQHGVIRWQRVGNMELAAADVIVAEVEKLLAGGNKM
- a CDS encoding tetratricopeptide repeat protein; translation: MTLRNGLSEELNRQGNEHFSRGYYTEAYTCYAKALECDRLTGDRRALVATLGNLGNICAVSGRRDAAQAHYQEVLELQKILGDEKGIGTTLANLGNLRADAGEWDRARAYYLEALDLMTKTHDEAAQAVLFSDLGLVARETGLFDEAIQFYERSLALMRRLGNLGGVADAWRMIGRTFLIRKRYGDAIACCQTSQSISERLRDELRAGGARYVLAQCYEEIGRLQDAADLLEQVVSMDRKYRLPKLEENTQRLKILQARLAEGCMHE
- a CDS encoding methyltransferase, whose amino-acid sequence is MMQRITNFDEFRDAISAYRLPRVLLAALELDLFTTVGERSWTIPDLAKELKVSERGLSILCRNLAAAGVLQKKGAIYKNTRLGATALNANHRVYRGGYLNLIRTHWADWMRLLESVRSGLPIDHDAPDSPDYRRQFTWAMHHRTLEIAPAIAAQLHMSRAKTLLDLGGGPGTYAMAFLAKNPKLRATVCDREAALEVAKEIASTHRTGRRLSYLPLDFSRDPITGAYDVIWYSNVLHIYSPEDNQAIFCRALAALMPGGRLIIQDAFLHDREGLYPLEASLFAGSMLLFTEGGNTYSASETGEWLKKAGFVGIKMHALKKGTGDWEDGILEASAPGPGLRATARRTRSVGN
- a CDS encoding DUF393 domain-containing protein; translated protein: MDFSERTESGLGEQVCLLIYDAECRLCVSTKAKLERVGVAQAGTNVRFLAYQSEEAMKALGQDYRPGRPDMAFLIQSSGEVLRGFDAFLPFIPNLPGGKLLRWGLRLPFARRLTELGYRVVARHRYRWFGHAKPVERTEASNSILS